One window of Manihot esculenta cultivar AM560-2 chromosome 17, M.esculenta_v8, whole genome shotgun sequence genomic DNA carries:
- the LOC110604403 gene encoding protein DMR6-LIKE OXYGENASE 1 translates to MGDIDSSFVQDLEHRPNFRGVEIEQIPVIDLSVSTPTETQQLISKIGDACKKYGFFQVINHGVPLELRQNTEKVAKGFFHLPLEEKRKVMRNEVDPMGYYDCEHTKNVRDWKEVFDYLVLDPTLIPASADPDDEELRTLTNQWPQNPSEFREICREYTKQVEKLAFKLLEFISLSLGLPADRLNGYFKDQISFARLNYYPPCPAPHLALGVGRHKDGGALTVLAQDEVGGLEIALRSNGEWIPVKPIPDAFIINIGNCMQVWSNDLYWSAEHRVVVNSEKERFSMPFFFFPAHYVQIKPLEELVNDQNPPNYKEFNWGKFFASRNRSDYKKQEVENVQIDHFKASD, encoded by the exons ATGGGAGACATTGATTCATCTTTCGTTCAAGACCTTGAACATAGGCCTAACTTCAGAGGCGTTGAAATCGAACAAATCCCAGTTATTGATCTCTCAGTTTCAACCCCAACTGAAACCCAACAACTCATTTCAAAGATTGGAGATGCATGCAAGAAATATGGGTTTTTTCAAGTGATTAATCATGGAGTGCCACTGGAGCTGCGTCAGAACACTGAGAAGGTTGCAAAAGGATTCTTTCATCTGccattggaagagaaaaggaaaGTGATGCGAAACGAGGTCGATCCTATGGGGTATTATGATTGTGAACATACAAAAAATGTTAGGGATTGGAAAGAGGTTTTTGATTACTTGGTATTGGACCCAACTTTAATCCCTGCTTCTGCTGATCCTGATGATGAAGAGCTAAGGACTTTGACCAATCAATGGCCTCAGAACCCTTCTGAATTCAG GGAGATATGCCGAGAATACACAAAGCAGGTTGAAAAACTAGCCTTCAAGTTGCTTGAATTTATTTCTCTGAGCCTAGGCTTGCCAGCTGATCGGTTGAATGGCTACTTCAAGGACCAAATCAGCTTTGCTAGGCTCAATTACTATCCTCCATGCCCTGCTCCACATCTAGCACTTGGTGTGGGTCGACACAAAGATGGTGGTGCCTTAACAGTCCTCGCTCAAGATGAAGTTGGAGGACTGGAAATTGCCTTGAGATCAAACGGCGAGTGGATTCCGGTCAAGCCAATACCAGATGCCTTCATCATCAACATCGGCAACTGCATGCAG GTGTGGAGCAATGATCTGTACTGGAGTGCAGAGCACAGGGTGGTGGTGAACTCGGAGAAGGAAAGGTTTTCAATgccatttttctttttcccagCCCACTATGTCCAAATTAAGCCACTGGAGGAGCTGGTGAATGATCAAAATCCTCCCAACTATAAAGAATTCAACTGGGGAAAGTTTTTTGCTAGTAGAAATCGTAGCGATTATAAGAAACAAGAAGTCGAAAACGTCCAAATCGATCATTTTAAGGCATCAGATTAG